The genome window TTTTCCAGTAGAATGGTCTAATGATGCAGATACTAGATCTAATCCTTTTATTGGTTCCTTTGAGAGTTTATTTCAGATCATAAACATAATGCTTAGAACATGAAGAGAAGTAAAATTTGCAATTAAGTGTTTCAGATTTAATTAATTTTTACCGCTGTGAAAGGCTTTTATTTTTAAATCATTTTGGTGATAAGTCACAAAAATCAGCTCCTGTGGATTTTTTAAAGAAAATTTGGAAGATTGGCAGAGACTATGAATCAAAAGTTACTGATTTTTTCAAGTATGAAAAGCCAAGGTACAAAATAGGAAAATATGAAGATGGATTTAATGCAACTTTAGATTTAATGAAAAAAGGCACAGATATTATTTATCAAGGAGTTTTAAAAAATGATGAACTTAGAGGGATACCAGATTTTTTAATAAAGACAAATGGTTATTCACTCTTAGGGGATTATTATTATTTCCCTGTAGATATAAAAGGAGCAAGTACTTCTAGAGAAAGATATTTATTTCAGCTTGCAAGTTATGCTTACTTGCTTGGAGATATACAAGGATTTACACCACTTTATGGTGGACTTTTGTTACTTGATTTAGATCTTCAAATTAAGTACTTTTATACCTTCATAAAACAAATAACAAGTGCAATTAGTGAAAGTAAAAATATACTAAGTAACCCTAATGATATCCCTGATTTATTTATAGATTCAAACTGTAATATGTGCCAGTGGTACAATTTTTGTTTGCCTGAAGCAAAAGAACGTAAACACTTATCGCTTGTACCTGGAGTTACAAGAAAAATAAAAGCTGATGTAGAAAAAGCCTCACTTAGAAACTATACTGAACTTGCTAGTTGTAATGATGACAATATATCTAAAGAAATAATTTTACAAGCTAAATCTTTAAAAGAAAAAAAGATTTATTTAAAATCAATTCCAGATTTAAAGGAAACTAAAAAAGAAGTTTTTATTGATTTCGAATCCGATCTAATTATGGATGAAAAAGGTACTGAACTTAAAAGGATAGATTATTTAATTGGGCTTTTAAAATATGAAAACAAAAGCAACAGCTACTTAAGTTTGTTGCTTAATACTACTGAAGAACAGCTTTTACTAGATTTTGAAAAATATCTAGCTACTCACTTAGAGCATACTTTTTATCATTATGGGCACTATGAGCAGACAATCTTTGACACAAAATGGGATAAGATTCCAAAAGTAAATCTAGTTGATTTAGAAAAAGTTATAAAAGAATTCATAATTATGCCAGTGACAAATTATTCCTTAAAACATATTGCAAATTTGCTTGGGTTTAAATGGAAAAATAAAGAAGCAAATGCTATGCAATCAATGTGCTGGTACAGCAGCTATTTAGATACAGGAGATAAAAAATTTTTAGACATGAGCATTCAATACAATCAAGATGATTGCTTAGCACTTCTTTTTATTAAGAACTGGCTAGTTAGTTTAAAAGAAAACAACTTACCAGTGCAAACATTCATAGATATTCTTTAATCTTTTCATATACTGGTCCTTCACTTGTTAAAGAACTTTTGACTAAAGATACTTCTTTAATTTCCCAAGAAAAATCTTTTATACAAAGCAGCTTTGTATTTTTGTTTATTGTTTTATCTTTTTTAAATCTTGCAATTGTTATATGAGGAATAAAATTGTCTTTTTCATCTACATTTGAGATCTCTCTTAACTCACTTGTAAAGTTATTTAAATCAACATTCTTATTTAAGCTACCTTCTAAAATAATTAACCTGGGGATTTTCTTTACTGGCCATAAGCGCAATCCATGTGATTTAAAAACCAAATCTTTAAAAATGTTTATATGTTTTTCAACTGTTTGTATAACTGTATTTAAATTTTCTTCTTTTACCTCTCCTAAAAATAACCATGTCATATG of Candidatus Melainabacteria bacterium contains these proteins:
- a CDS encoding TM0106 family RecB-like putative nuclease, yielding MQLSVSDLINFYRCERLLFLNHFGDKSQKSAPVDFLKKIWKIGRDYESKVTDFFKYEKPRYKIGKYEDGFNATLDLMKKGTDIIYQGVLKNDELRGIPDFLIKTNGYSLLGDYYYFPVDIKGASTSRERYLFQLASYAYLLGDIQGFTPLYGGLLLLDLDLQIKYFYTFIKQITSAISESKNILSNPNDIPDLFIDSNCNMCQWYNFCLPEAKERKHLSLVPGVTRKIKADVEKASLRNYTELASCNDDNISKEIILQAKSLKEKKIYLKSIPDLKETKKEVFIDFESDLIMDEKGTELKRIDYLIGLLKYENKSNSYLSLLLNTTEEQLLLDFEKYLATHLEHTFYHYGHYEQTIFDTKWDKIPKVNLVDLEKVIKEFIIMPVTNYSLKHIANLLGFKWKNKEANAMQSMCWYSSYLDTGDKKFLDMSIQYNQDDCLALLFIKNWLVSLKENNLPVQTFIDIL
- the thpR gene encoding RNA 2',3'-cyclic phosphodiesterase encodes the protein MRLFLGSFLNTVENIPLEEIQKLFAGNLKLIKKENIHMTWLFLGEVKEENLNTVIQTVEKHINIFKDLVFKSHGLRLWPVKKIPRLIILEGSLNKNVDLNNFTSELREISNVDEKDNFIPHITIARFKKDKTINKNTKLLCIKDFSWEIKEVSLVKSSLTSEGPVYEKIKEYL